ttaaaatatgTAACACTACTTAAATTGTACTTTTCAGATAATGACAATAAAAACCGATTTCCATACGATCATATTGGTATGCGAAATAAGGTCGAAGGCTAGGTACATCTATAATAAAAGTTCTAAATGCCGAGCCTGAAGAGTGTATTTTCCGTGCAAGATAGCTTTATGCTAACAAAACATAATCAtctgtattgtatgtatgttgtGAGGCCATCGCCGTTCGCTACACAAGTTAAAATGGCAATTACGAGTATCCGTACAGCCTTTTACCACCATTGTTTACTTTTATGGATATAGGTTCCAAagatgatttatatatatatagctttgtGATTTTACGATTGCTTTATGCTCCAACAGGTCAACGCGCATGTCAAACAGTTTACAATCTACAATGCCATTACGTATTAAGCACAACACCAGCCGTGTATAACCGACATATTGGACATTTACATTATTTGGACATCAATTTTTCCAGGGAGTTGCTTTTATACTACTGTACGTGACCGGCAAAGTACACAATATCCAATACCAACGGACCTAGATACAACGTAAGCAGACTGCACGACGTCTGCTAGGCATCATGTACTACTTCCGCGAAATTCTTGTTATCACTTCCTTCATTTGTCCTGTTCAAGTTGCAGGGCTTTCGTTTCTTTTTCAAAGTGGTTTGGGAGATGGCAGCCATTTCACCACTTCTGCCACGGTGGCTGAAGCTTTGGTAAGGAAAGGACATGACGTCACGTATCTCATCAGTAACGCCTGCGAATTTCGAACGAGAAGCCCAAGATGGGGTCCATTgttcaaatatgaaatttttaaacattCATATCCACCCGAGCAAGCCTTGGATACAATGAAGTCATACGTGCAGTGTTCGGTCGACGAAGGTATCATGGCGGGTGTACTGAAACATGCTTCCGGCATGATTACGGTTGGGGCCATTGATTGCGATGATCTTTTTTCGGACACTGAACTAATTCAAAGACTGAAGGATGCCAAGTTTGATGCCTTTGTTGCTGATGTTGTATGGCCATGCGGTAGTCTAGTCGGAGAACGACTCAACGTGACACAGGTTTTAGTGATTCCGTCCGGGTACATAGCCATGTTGGCGGCTATTTATGGGTCTCCAGTCAACCCGGCTTACAACATAGCTTTAGTGGATAATATCCCTTCACTTCCTATGACATTTTTACAGCGTGTGAAAAATTTCATCATGCATCATGTACAACTGATTGCTTTCGTCAAGGTGTACGATTCGGCGTACCAGGAGGTCATGAAGAAACACAACATTTCGCCTGAAAAGACTGTTAATCAAATTTCTTCAGAAGCGGACTTGTTCTTATTCAACATGGATTTCTCGGCTGAGAATGCCCTCCCATTGACACCAAACATTGTGACAGTCGGTGGACTCACAACAAAGCCTGCGAAGGCTCTTCCTGCGGTAAGGAATTATCATTTTGTCAACAGTGAGATTGGGAGCCCAGAGGATGGGAACTTGGTAGATTTGCAAGAGTGGACGGTTCAACATCTGAGTATACAAATGATATTGATAAGGGTGGCCCTCTTTGAGACATCGGCCTAGCCAatggggcaggggggggggcttgccTGCACCCCCACCAAGTTAAAAAATTGTcagaatttaatttttctttagaAAACATGGTCTGTCTACCCCACTAGAAAAATAGACTGGGCCCCCTTAAAATAATAAGTCTACATACCCCTGTTTAGGAGGATCTCATCTATAATCTTGTCAAGGCCTGTACAGTGTctactactactatatatattataatttatctACTACAAAAGCTGGGCTGCCAATAACTGATGTAGAGCTCTAAATGATGGGCCCCACTATTCCCAAATTTCAAAGTAAGAGTAGCCAACCTGCCCAGCTATTCCGATTTTTTTCAACCTTTACCAATGAAGTTCTGATGTTCACTTATCTTGATCATTATGACTTCAATTTTCTTGTTACTTTCAGGAACTTGAAGAATTCGTTGCTGGATCTGGGGAACAAGGAGTGGCGGTCTTTTCACTCGGGACCTACGTGAATCGTACCAACGAAAGGGTCGCCAGAAACATCTTCAATGGCTTAGCCGGTTTACCGTGCAGAGTTGTTTGGAAATTTGACAACCAAGACAATATTCCAGTACCCCCAAACGTGAAGATTATGGATTGGCTGCCTCTAAATGATCTTCTAGGCACGGCTTGTTGTATTATCTTTAATGCTATATAATATTCATTCACTGCAAACTCACATATATCTAAATAAAACAAGAGCTATAGGCGGGCACAGCAGAACTCAAGGCTTTGAGAATCGACTTGTGGCAGTCTGTACTTCATGTTTCACATCATTGCAGGGATAAAAATGAATCAAGAAATATTAGTTGACATGGAATAATTTAGCTATCCATACTTCATCCATCATGTGGATGCCAAATTGTTGAATATGAAATTTTTTGTCCATATTTAAAAGTTGGGATAAACCCCCTGGCTTTCTGGATTTCACATGATGTGGTAGAACTTCTGAATGTCATGCAAGCCATTGTACAATCTTGTAAACCAGAAAGGACATACTGTACACTCTTACCAATAATAGTGTATTGATGCTGCTACTTTTTAAGGTGTACAtgatttgaagaaatttaacaTCTCTGGAGCATTTGCTTTGCGTGATTCTCACTTATTATCTTCCTATTGTCATTGTCTACTCTCCATTGTTATTGAAGATCTTGCAAAGTGGCTTTAATGCCAATCTGTATTTCTAAATTCTTTATAAATTGTTTACGAGGACTTTCATAATGTCAACTAAATTTATACTAACAAAATTTCATCATTAAGTATGATATTCTCATCTAATGTTAccataaattatattttgacaGGTCATAACAAGACCAAAGTCTTCATTTACCAAGGCGGTAACAATGGCTTTTACGAAGCGTTGTATCATGGGGTGCCGATGGTGGTCCTTCCTGTGTTAGGTGACCAGGGGCAGGTTGCAGCCAGAGTAGTGCACCAGGGTATAGGGAAGACGTTGGATCTACGTGAAATGTCATCTGATGAACTAAGGGATGCTGTATTGGAAGTCCTGACAAACGATCGGTTAGTACTTGGCAGCTAGTTTACTCAACAAATACAAATTTGCAAAGAAATCttttatatttactgtattttcAAGGAGCACAACTTGACCTCGGACAGAGAACATTTGAAAAGGAATTAGCAAGAAGTCTTGGGAAGACAAATCTGTCTCTTCTACAGTCTATTTCTATGTAACAGCATGAAAGGCAACTTTATTGCACACTGTACAATACCATGGATACATCACTAATCCCCTTCCTTCAAATCCCCTTTTAtcttcttcccctccccccccccatccctaagattaaaaaaaaaagttgttgaaACATGTAAAACCCTGTGTTACAAGATGCCTACCTGTTTGTATTATGGTGCTTCCctgtttgttttatgatttaacTCCATAAAGAATATTTCTCATTCCTCAATGGACAAGAATCTAACATTTAGAATGCTTCAAATTGCTCATGGTGAATCACTTTTCATGAACTacgttttcttttctgtttctttctgtTAACGACTAGATTTCAGAAGAACATTGACAGACTTAGCGCAATTTACAGAGACAAACCGATGCATCCATTGGACAAAGCAGCTTATTGGATTGAACATGTGGCCAAATTTGGCGGCAAATCCTACAGACCGCCCTCTCTTGATGTCGGGTGTTTACAATCTTCACTGTTAGATGTCTATAGTTTCTTGGCAGTAATTATCCTATTTGTTCTgatcattttgtacaaatttttcatgtttttaatcaAATGTCTCTGTAATAGATCAAAAACTCATAAAAAGGGGAAAATGGAATAAAATGCAAAGtctatttaattgtttttgggCTTCTTGACAGGAATTGCCTCGCTTGTTATGATCATTGTGTACATATTTTTCATGTTTCATAATGAAATGTCTTTGTAAAAGTAGATCAAAAGTTTATGGAAAAGAGAAAACATACAATTGTGGAGAACTTGTTTGGTTTTGGTATTCATGACATAATAAACAAAGAGAAATTCAATTTTTATCCACCCAATTCACtttcttttctatattttttcttttgcttctcctgcattattttgaaatttttcaacaatggggaacatttaaaaaaaaagggttaaaaaaaaagtgcCTTATGTACGTGTGTGTGCCGGGGAAGGGGTTAGTGATTTTCCATTTAACCCTCCCAGTCTCTGACTGCTGCCTTTGCATATTCTGTTGTAAGTCTCGCCCAGAATCTCATGGTAATTTGATTTTAGCTGGCTTCAAGATGTCTGGATATTTCATTGGATAAACAGTAAATGGGGTAATACTGTATTAAAGATCATATGGGTGCATAATTCCTTTCTGCTAGGAATATTAAGTTTAGTTTCTGAGTTATCACATTTCATTGTCATATCCCAGAAGATACTGTAGACATTTTTGGATTTCTGAAATGGCAGTAAAACCATCTTTTgaagtacatgtacagtaagctACTTTTATTTATTCAACAATCCGattaaatatttatgtttaactTGTTGTCACAGGCCTAAACATGGAATGAAAAGTAAAGTGCTTTATGTTGGACAATGAGACCCATCTTGATTACATTCTTGATGTCACTGTTTTAAATGCCACATACCAAGTGAGGTGTAACCATCAAAATCTCATCTCAAAATCTCAGCTTGTTCCCTAACCTCCCAGGCCCACCTCTCCCATTATCCCTATGTTGAACTGTATGAAATCCTAACAGTTCTACATGAGCTTGACTTGTAATAAGCCATACAGTAGTGAGTACATGCACTAACTTTTTGAAGT
This window of the Apostichopus japonicus isolate 1M-3 chromosome 9, ASM3797524v1, whole genome shotgun sequence genome carries:
- the LOC139974412 gene encoding UDP-glucuronosyltransferase 2B33-like, producing the protein MYYFREILVITSFICPVQVAGLSFLFQSGLGDGSHFTTSATVAEALVRKGHDVTYLISNACEFRTRSPRWGPLFKYEIFKHSYPPEQALDTMKSYVQCSVDEGIMAGVLKHASGMITVGAIDCDDLFSDTELIQRLKDAKFDAFVADVVWPCGSLVGERLNVTQVLVIPSGYIAMLAAIYGSPVNPAYNIALVDNIPSLPMTFLQRVKNFIMHHVQLIAFVKVYDSAYQEVMKKHNISPEKTVNQISSEADLFLFNMDFSAENALPLTPNIVTVGGLTTKPAKALPAELEEFVAGSGEQGVAVFSLGTYVNRTNERVARNIFNGLAGLPCRVVWKFDNQDNIPVPPNVKIMDWLPLNDLLGHNKTKVFIYQGGNNGFYEALYHGVPMVVLPVLGDQGQVAARVVHQGIGKTLDLREMSSDELRDAVLEVLTNDRFQKNIDRLSAIYRDKPMHPLDKAAYWIEHVAKFGGKSYRPPSLDVGCLQSSLLDVYSFLAVIILFVLIILYKFFMFLIKCLCNRSKTHKKGKME